TGGTGTTATAGAATGGTAGAACAGAGTTTCATGTTCGCATTTCTCCATATAATGAGTCACCAATCTCAACTGTTATCAGGGGAAATTCTAAAATATCATCGGATACTTTACTGCGTGGAAAAAAATTTTCttattatttattcattcatgggatgtgggcatcgctggaaggccagcatttattgcccatccccaattgtcctggagaaggtggtggtgagctgccttcatgaaccgctgcaatccatatagtgcaggtacacccatggtgctgttaggtggggcgtttcaagattttgacccagtggccatgaaggaacagcgatatatttccaagacagaatggtgtgtgacttggggggtacCCTAGAGGTAGTGATGTTCCCAAATGCCTGCCATCTTGTCCTTTTGGGTAGCAGAgggtgcgggtttggaaggtgctgtcgaagaagcattgacaagttgctacagtgcatcttttagatggtatacactgcagccattTTGCATGGTGGCAGCAGaggtgaattccagaggtgaggcgagattgACTGCCTTTGACATTGAAGCAGTCTTTGGCTGAGTGTAGCTGAAGTAAaagtgaaatcaatgggaatcgggggaagactctccattggttggagtcatacctagcacaaaggaagatgactgtggctgttggcggccaatcatctcagctccaggacatcactgcaggatcagctgctttgtcctggatgatgtggagcttcttgagtgttgatggagctgcactcatccaggccagcAGGGAATATTCTatcatactcttgacttgtgccttgtagatggtgaaaaggctgtgggaagtcaggaggtgaatcatTCACCATagaatacccagcctttgacctgctgttgtagccacagtatttatgtggctgatcccaaTAAGAATCTGGACAATGGTGACCCAgtcgatattgatggtggggggacTTGATCACAGTAATGCATTGAATGTCTCAGGGAGAGGTGTTTAGACTCTCTCttgctggaaatggtcattgcctggcacttgtgtggcaggaatgttacttgccacttatcagcccaagcctcaacactatctaggtcttgctgcacgttggcatggactgtttcattacCTGAGGGGTTACAAATGGAACTGGGTactgcaaccatcagtgaacatttcACCTCTGACCTAATGTTGCAggtaaagtcattgatgaagcaccagAAGATGGTCAGGCTTggacactgccttgaggaactcctgatGTCCTGGgggtgagatgattggcctccaacaaccacagctatcttcctttgtgctgggtataatTCCAGCCAATGGAGCGTctttccccaattcccactgacttcaatttttctagggctccttgagctacactcggccaaatgctgccttgatgtcaatgacaGTCACTTAcacctcacctctgcaattcatttgtccatgtttggagcaaggctgtaagaAAGTCTGAAGCTGAAAAATTATAGAGgaatccaaactgaacatcagtgagtaggttattgctgagaaatgctggattggatttgtcctgctttttgtggacaggctaCACATGGTCAATTTCCCACTTAGATGCCAATGtaacagctgtactggaacagcttggctagaggcacgtcTCGTTCTGGAGCACCAGtcatcagcactacagctgggatgttgtcgaaTCCATAGCCTTTGAGTACGTTTAGCCATTTCTTGACAGCATGTGGACTGAATTGAATTGGATGAtgctacgaccgaggcaggaggaatgcactgtcttttctagttccacttctccacaggtcacatttaaaaaaaaatgtttacccagttaccgattcggtcaatcatatacttactctttatcccagaacaaaatacaccgaccaagtttctttaataaacaacaaaatttcagtttattataaaacaagacttatccagtaacaaaacaatccattaacacacagattgaaatgtgaaagttccctttttaaattcccaacacccacacattgaaaaactacagaaattctctctgcagaggtctgttacaaaaaaaaagcaaaaaaagagTACTTTggacaaatatttgctaattcgtgaagaaaaaagagaagatattgaaggatgtcagttgtccttttttgtctggcatccaggtatgTGGAGATGGGGTACTGGGATCTTTTCATAAGCAATtccttctggagatgtcgagaaatcgTCTGGTGGGCTTTCTAGGagacatgtggcatcaggagtttcagccaacacacttgaattgcagggttTTTCAGCTACTCAGGTgaaatgcagcaccagggattttagctctcccacacttggTCTTTTCAGggctttttcaaagaggtagagaaagtggTGAGCTGGtggttctttttccttggcaggcaacaccaactgtcttcaaaacagttcacaccccaactgacttgaaaacaatattcaaaacccccaaaacagaaagtcaacctcttgacttccataaaccttgacatgtggcttctctgtaaacatcttcctcaggtcaccaaggtttctgttgtttattaagcttaaagcacatgacttccagcaaggttgttttaaacaacatctcagggtcctttcaatgaactgtcaataaCAAAGCAAAatacagcttctatgaaatcttcagccttccaatgaatccatctccacaatttaaatgagtcctcaaaaaaaatacttaacaaaaaatatagaagcatcttcataacaatGAAGGCTAGCTTCTCTGATGCTGGTGACCTTAtggggaggccgagatggaccatccactcagcacttctggctgaagatggctgtgaacagttcagccttgtcttttgcacccaTGTGCTACGGTCCTCCATTATTGAGTTtggggatattcatggagcctTGTCATCcagtagttgtttaactgtccatcactattcataactggatgttgcaggactgcagagctttgatctgatccattgtttgtgggattgctttgtTCCATcatatgctgcttccgctgtttcacATACacctgttgcagcttcaccaggttggtacctcatttttagttatgccggtgctactcctggcatgctctcctacattccacattgaaccagggttggtctcttgacttgatggtaatggcagagaggGAGATATGACGAGCCATgggattacagattgtggtggaatacaattctgttgctgctgaaggcccacggcgcctcatggattcccagttttgagctgctagatctgttctgaatttaacatggtggtagttcCATACAACATGATagaggatgtcctcagtgtgaagatgggacttcctatccacaaggactgtgctgtggtcactcctaccaatactcatagacagattggtgaggacaaggtcaagttggtttttccctcttgttggttctctcacacctgctgcaggctcagtctggcagatatgtccttcaaggctcagtcagtagtggtgctaccgagccacttttggtgatgatcattgaagtctcccacccagagtatattttgtcccCCTTGACATAAaaagggcctggggtataaaggccacctaaaaataaaatgggggttagatacagagtaaagcaaaaagaaaaaaaaatggagttagattttttttaaagtatattttgtgcccttgcaacCCTTCAAGTGCTACTACCAAGTCATGTTCAACAAggaggagtactaactcatcagTTGGGGGAgcactgtaggtggtaatcagcagaaggtttgttTTGTTTTCCAATGTTTGACCCGATGCATTAGACTTTACGggggtctgcagtcaatgttgagTACTTCCAGGGACTGTACACCACAGTGCTTTGACCTCTTGTGGGTCTATTATGCTAGTGATGATGAGAGagtttgggacattggctgaaaggtatgatcctGAGAGTATGTGGGACATCCCTCCCAGTTTTGTCACAAGTCCCCACAtgatagtgaggaggactttgccagGTCAACtcagctgggtgtgcctttgtcatgccCAAATCCAGATGTTGGGTGGtctatccagttttattcttattatagCTTTTCACAGCAGTTTAATAAAACTGAATAGCTTGCTTATccgtttcagagagcagttaagagtcaaccattggGTTGaatgtctggagtcacatataggccagaccaggtaatgggggcaggtttccttccctcaaggacatttgtgaaccagttgggtttttacgacaatgcaatagattcatggtcaccattattgatgcTAGCTaattttttttccagatttatttaattaactgaaattaatATCCTcagttgccatggtggaatttgatgtCATGTCGCCAGATCATTATCCAagtctctggattaccagtccagtaacatggaaactatgctaccataccctaaTTCTCCTGGATTGCTCTTGCAAAGTTCCTACCAGTCAATTCTAGAGTATATCTGGTGTATATCAGGCAGCACATCACCTCCTTAATCTCTCAGTTGAAATAGTGCCAAGGACCAGACTGAAAGTCATTATTGATTTAAAAAAACCTCTACAGAAGAGTGAGATGATGCACAATTCAAAGGTATTTGAATAGATTAAGACATATCTACTTTCAAAGGCAGACATACATAATGCACTGTTATGGCTAAATAACCATTAGTGGGACACAACTCATGCTGTGTCTCAGTAAGATTACAATATTAAGAATTAATTGGGAACAAAATGTTCTATGGTGCAGAGGTCCTTCTGTTTGGAGAACAGACCAAACTGTTTTTAATTGTGTTTTTGATGTTTTAATTTTTACACTTCCTAATAAAGAACCAATTGAAGCTGGAAAAAAACAATATTCTTCTCCCTCAGAGTGAGATGAATTGCTTTTCCGTGATTGCGTCACTCTTCGCTTGGTAAGCATGTCATAAAGGTTGTACTGCCAGCGACTAGCAATCAGCACACAGCCATGATGGCATTTGTTATTTCACCACTTTTTTGTGACATGTTTCTTAAAGGTTGTTGTAAAATGCAAAGTGCAAACTTGAGAAAAACACAATTAACAGATTGAGCTGTACagaccagaaagatcccaggtTTGATCCTTGGACTGCACAGAGTTAGTTAATCTCAGTCTTGGTTACAACTGGCCTCAATAGTCCCTCAATAAGGGAggtgataaaaaaaaaatcaactagcATTGCTGCTGCTAATTTCTATTTAGTGATCCCTGCTAGGAAGTGAGGATGTGCACACATCAGGTGAGAGCAGGGCTTATCAGGTTGTGATATACTCATTGGCAAatagcccattgttattcactatcCAGGCTGATATATGAACAATAACTATTTTGGAGAGGTACCAAAATTAGGGAAGTGAACAATCAGCCAGGATTCTCACTCTTGATCGCAGTCCAATGAAACCTATCGCAATATAAGCATGTGAACATATTGGGGTTGACTTTAACTTTGGGCAGTGAAATGGCAGAGTGTGCCAGTAACCTGACAGTAGCATTGAAAAGTCCAGAACTATTTCGAGGCTTGGGCCTCAATTAAATGGCAATAGCTGGTACCCTAGTTTGCATATTAAAAGGCACCTACTACCTGAAACAGGCAGATGCTTCAGGCACCTGGCAGTTGGCCACTTTAAAGTGGCTGTGGGCAGAGTTCTGGTGTTCTTGGGGCAGTAAATCTATCCATCTCATTTTTAAGCCATTAACTGTCTCATTAACACCGATTTCAGCCAGTTAACATCAGCCCAAATGGGTGAGAACAGCACTGACATAGGATGAATAATAATTCTAAGATAAGCATTTTTGTTTATataagaatgtcccaaagtgctttacagccaattaggtatTTTTGATGTGTCGCCACTATTGAAACGTTggtaaatgtggcagccaatttgtgcacagcaaggttccataaacagcaaggtgataaaagaccagataatccatttcagtgatgttgcttgagaAATAAATGTTTGTCAGGATTCTGGTAGAACTTCAGTGGTCTTCTGTGAATTGTACCATGGAATCTTCTACATCCATGTGAAACTACAAActgagcctcagtttaacgtctcatctgaaaaacagcacctctgacagtgcagcattccctcagtacttcactgaagtgtcagccttgttaATGTGTTCAAGTCGCTGGAGTGTAACTTGAATACACAACCATATGACTCAGTGTTGAGAGTTCTACCATCTAAAATGAGTATAACTAAAGTGTCACATTTCTataactgagtgtgacatcaagaaatcatagcaaaattgaagtcaatgggaatcaaggggaaaactcttcactggttggagtcatacctgagcACAAACGaatatggttgcagttgttggaggccaatcaactcagctccaggacaaaattgcaagagttcctcaggggagtgtcctaggtccacccatctttagctacttcatcaattatcttccctcctctattataaggtcagaagtggggatgttcactgatgattgcagtgttcagtaccatttgcaactcctcatgcagcaagtcctggacaacatttcgggttgggctgataagtggcaagtaacattggagtCACACTGCTGCCAGGCAATGAAGATCTCCAatcagagagaatgtaaccatctaccattgaccttcaacaacagtaccattgctgaatcccccaccatcaacagcctgggggctatcattgaccagaaacttaactggaccagacatataaatactgtggctataacagcaAGTCAGAGATTGGAAATCTTGTGAGGTGCAACtcagttcctgactccccaaagcctgttcaccatctacgaggcacaagtcaggagtgtgatggaatactctccacttgcctggatgggtgcagctccaacaacactcagaagatcaacaccatcaaggacaaagcagcccacttgatcagcaccccatccaccaccttaaacacttaCCCCCTCCACGAATAGGCACAgtgacatctacaagatgcactgcagcaactcaccaagggtcgacagcacattccaaacccacaacctcgtccatctagaagaacaagggaacactattacctgtaagttcccctccaagccacacaccatcttgatttgcaactatattgccgttccttcactgttgctgggtcaaaaccctggaactccctacctaactgtgggtgtacctacaccacatggactgcagcagttcaagaaggcagctcaccaccttctcaagggtaattagggatgggtaataaatgctgaccttgcaagCAGCTCTCACATccgataaataaataaaaatggtgCAGAAATTCATATTTTGATTCATAATCTGTCAGGCTACTTACACACTGAATATAATAGCCCATCAAGATAAATTGTGACCTAAGCCACTGATGAGTTTGTGTGGATTCGGTTCATCTAGTTTTACAGTCAATGTGATTCTAAAACTAACAACCAATCTCCACattgcagagactgacagattttccATGAGTAGGGTGACCAATGAACTATATCACAAGGCTACATGGTATTATGCGAGTACACAACAAAATTATATACATTGTGGAAATCATTTTGAAATATAATTATTTTCATTATCAAGTTAAATGTGGCCTAGCACAGTAAACAGTCTTGGAAAGCTTACTTTGAAAAAACATCCTCCACTGTAAACAGGTTGGAACATTTTATAACAAAGAATCAATGTAAATTTTTATTTGGTTTCACTTGTGATGTTTTCCTAtgctaaaggtgcaatataaatgcaagttgttggtgctgCTGATTGAAAGAAGCTTCATTTCTCAGCTGGCTACGTCATATCTTACTTAGGAGTGTCTGACACTGGGTGCCTAAAATGGGCAAGTATTCCACTTCCTGGTGCTAATACCATTTCTGAGCTTAAaatacacttttttttaaaaaagacactGATTTCACTTGGGATTCAGAAAAGTGATGATCCAGTTGTGTGAAGCATACTCCCTTGGAAGGATGAGTAAATATTTTTCCATTTAATTCCAGCCATATTCAATCCAACGCAATTGCTAGTTCCTCTATTGGTTTACTGACTAAACAGTTCTGATCTGGACACTGGTAAACTTCATTTTTTTTTCAGTTCAGTTCCACTAAACTACCTAAATTCAGGTGAATTTGAGTCTATGGTCTCGATTTTCACCCAATTTGTGTATTTTAATTTGGATTCTCAAGATACATCCAAAATCCCTCGTTGCTGCCTATCTGAAAACAGGATATTAATAATTGTTGTGAAGCTTGAAACATTTCAGGACTGGATGTCCCTAGTGTTTTTCACTAATCAAACATTTGCTTTTTTCCTGTAAATTAATTGGATTTAAAAGAACGTGCAAGTAGTAAAACAAAATTATAGAAGAGCTTTAATGGCCACTGAGTATAGAGTTTCAGCTAGTATCAACCCTTTCCAGGGTGAAATGGTAGCTTCTTGGCTCCAGTGCTGCAAGATGACAGAGAAAATCTCCAGTGTAACAACAGATTTCGTGCTAGGAATgtcattctgcttctgctgatcaGTCAAGTGGAAAATTTAGTTGACAATGTAGGATTGCATTATCGAGCTGACACGTCAGAACACTGACCCCAACAACCAAACAGATAAACAATCAGGCAGACTATTAAATGGGAGGTGTACTCTCCTGAATCCTAATCTTGAACATTATAAAGGGAAATCCTAATCTTAAACATTATAAAGGGAATTATCTGTATAATAGCCAGTGACTTTTAGTCATGCATTACCACATTTTATTCTGTGAAGCTGCCAGTTAGAAGCAGTCCCAGAAGCAGACATTTTGTGCAGAACTTTCCCTGCTATGATAACATGAGGTTCTGCTCCAATGATTACATGAATTGGTAATGCTGACCGTGGCCTGTTGTCCCCAGCACTGGTGTCACTGGAGCACAGAACTTACTTCACAGCAGGGAGAACTACACATGATGGCAAGGCTGGAGTGGCCAGGCATAAGGATGAAGAGGCAACCATTCCTGGTAGTAATGAACTCAtactgtgatgatgcttaatgtgGTTCTGCTTGTTCTCCACTACAAGTGCCTGCAATCCCAGGACCAGGCCGCAGACAAGCCAGCAGCCTGTGGACTCTGCCTCAGGGACGATGACACCAAtggaccgtcacctgcctcttcagcAACCTCCGCCAGGACAGTCACACCCACATGGTCCACGGATAAGTCACGTATCGAATCGGGGTCACAATCTGGTTATCAtggcacagacacgtcccagcagctgagggagaatGTGACACCCGGGTAccctgacactcggaggactgcaggggaccaggcccctgctgatCCCCAGGCTGATGATAGTCCTCTGTTCACGGCACAAGAAGCCTGGTGGACATGCAGCAGAAGTTTGGGAAACATATGGAGATGTCAGAGGTGATGCATGGCTTTGCatgggcaatggaggagtccatgcaagccatgagttATGCCATGGCCCAGgcttgtgagtgcatggcttcctcaatGGAGGGGATGGCGACTGCCATGGAGGGCCAGGTCGAGCACTTTATCCATATGCACTCTGACCTGCATTCCATTGCTGTAGCTGTGGGATCcatgcagcagtggctaggcgagagggggacgaggcaaCTGAACCTCCCTCTGGGTGCACCTTCtcttcagggagacaggcaggtgtcaTTGCGCACCCAAATGGAAGAGGAGcacgtgccagctgccccaggACCTTCctttcaggacacccccagggtgaaTGGTGTCTTCGACCCCCATACCTCCAGCAGGTGAGGCCAAGGGGGATGCCCCTGCACCAATGCTGGAGCCCTCAAGGCACTATAcctccagaggacacccgccaCGATCATCCAAGGCAATGGGGCAGTTTGCTGAGCCAACTGCGTCCGGCTCAGCTGCTGATGTTGGGGTTGCACCAAGACGTAGTGGTTGCACCAAGACATAGTGGTAGGAAATAAAAACTTAAGCAATTCtgagcacaaaggtggcacagGTGTTCTACACACATATATATCACATGCAAATAATGCACAATATATTGTTTCTGCTTTATTAATGTGTAGATAATTGTCATTTTTTGGCATGCTTCATGGTAAGCATGCATTGATGGTTACAGAGGAGCAACGGACATTGCCTTTATTGTGACGATGTTTTGTCTTTGCGTTCAATCTTCACTGAATGTTCATGTAAGTTTCCAGTTTTGCATTCTACAGTTTGTGGGCATGGCTTAACATGCAAGCTCAGCTGGCCCTCCCTTCTATGCATTATAAAGGAGATTATATGAGTTTACTCTCAACTAGGATAATTGAAATGGTGTAGGTGCACTCAAAGCACTGTAAAGATAGAGCAGGATATAGAGGTCATGGCTGGATGACAAACATATGTCCAAGTGCGGCATAGATGTCCTCGGGAACAGTATTCACTAACGAGTGCATGTAACAAAGTTCAGCTCCCTGTGCAATTGTAGATGGCAGAGGATGCAGGTTTTGAGTTTGCTTCGCAAGGGAGGCTGGCAGGGGTAGGTCAGCATCCCAGGAAGGCAATGGAGTTCTGGCGAGGGGACAATGGTCATGTAGGTGCCTCACTCTTGGGCGAACCCTGTGTATATAAGGTTGTCCCTGGTATGCCGTGCACTTCTCTCCATGGCCCTGGAATCCGGTAAAGGGTCATTCACATTCATGGCCTCCTCCTCAGGCTCATCCagttcatcctcatctgaggaatgCTGCTCCTCCCACTCATCCTGTTGCAACAGATGTCCACGTTGCATGGCCAGGTTGTGTAGTGCACAGCAGACTACAATTATTCGTGATACCCTCTGTGGTGCATACtgcagagcccctccagaccggtcaaggcagcgGAAACGCATTTTCAGCAATCCAATGGTGTGtttgatgatggctctggtggaggcGTGAGCTTCATTGTATCGCTTTTCTGCTGCACTCTGGGGatgcctcactggtgtcatcaaccatgtctgcaggggataacccttgtcacccaggatccagccgtcaACCTCGGCTGGAGCCTCAAAAATCTCTGGGAGCCGTGAGTTGAGCAAGATGTATGCgtcgtgacagctccctgggaaacgggcacagacctgcaagattctttgcctgtggtcgcagaccagttgcaccTTCAAAGAGTGGAAGGCTTTGCGATTCACAAATGCCGCTGGCTGGtcacagggagctctaatggccacatgagtgcagtcgatgACCCCTTGCACTTTAGGAAATTGAGCAATGTCCCCGAAGGCTAATGACCTTGCCGTTTGGCTGTCCTCATCTGTGGAAAAATGGATGAAGTCATTGGCACGATGGAAGAGAGCATCAGTTACCTCCCTTATGCACCTGTGTGTGGCAGGCTGTGATATGCCACACAAGTTGCCCGTTGAGCCCTGGAAACCACCGCTGGCGAAAAAATTGAGTgccgcagtcaccttgagggccacTGGCATGGGGTGCCCACCAAATCCCTGTGGCAGCAGGTCTTGCTGAACGATCCCACATAACTCAGTGACCGTTTCCCGAGACAACCTCAGTCGACTCAGGCATTCCGTCTCCGACATGTGAAGGTAGTTAGTCCTTGTCCTGTAGACGCGTTGACGCGTCAGTGTCCATCTTCTACGACGACTTCCCTGAGCAGCTTCATTCTGAGCAGCCCCCCTCATTGGTGCTACCTGCTGCTGGCGTTGCGGCCTCAGCTGTTGAGCAGCAAGAGCCCTCCTTTGTCGCATCCTCTCCTCCAGCTCCCGAGGTTGTAGGAATatcgggtgtatgagacccatgttatTGCAGCAATATAACTGTTTGAATAAGACCGACAATAATATGAGAACACATTTGTCCATGGTTTTCATCCATATAACTAATGAGCAGTGAGTTTCTCAACTCCTCCTATTGTCTACA
This Heterodontus francisci isolate sHetFra1 chromosome 15, sHetFra1.hap1, whole genome shotgun sequence DNA region includes the following protein-coding sequences:
- the LOC137377560 gene encoding putative nuclease HARBI1 isoform X2 codes for the protein MGLIHPIFLQPRELEERMRQRRALAAQQLRPQRQQQVAPMRGAAQNEAAQGSRRRRWTLTRQRVYRTRTNYLHMSETECLSRLRLSRETVTELCGIVQQDLLPQGFGGHPMPVALKVTAALNFFASGGFQGSTGNLCGISQPATHRCIREVTDALFHRANDFIHFSTDEDSQTARSLAFGDIAQFPKVQGVIDCTHVAIRAPCDQPAAFVNRKAFHSLKVQLVCDHRQRILQVCARFPGSCHDAYILLNSRLPEIFEAPAEVDGWILGDKGYPLQTWLMTPVRHPQSAAEKRYNEAHASTRAIIKHTIGLLKMRFRCLDRSGGALQYAPQRVSRIIVVCCALHNLAMQRGHLLQQDEWEEQHSSDEDELDEPEEEAMNVNDPLPDSRAMERSARHTRDNLIYTGFAQE
- the LOC137377560 gene encoding putative nuclease HARBI1 isoform X1; this encodes MPVLPSRLSQRRTGIWHPVHVRLKVACTSRLCAVVSELYCCNNMGLIHPIFLQPRELEERMRQRRALAAQQLRPQRQQQVAPMRGAAQNEAAQGSRRRRWTLTRQRVYRTRTNYLHMSETECLSRLRLSRETVTELCGIVQQDLLPQGFGGHPMPVALKVTAALNFFASGGFQGSTGNLCGISQPATHRCIREVTDALFHRANDFIHFSTDEDSQTARSLAFGDIAQFPKVQGVIDCTHVAIRAPCDQPAAFVNRKAFHSLKVQLVCDHRQRILQVCARFPGSCHDAYILLNSRLPEIFEAPAEVDGWILGDKGYPLQTWLMTPVRHPQSAAEKRYNEAHASTRAIIKHTIGLLKMRFRCLDRSGGALQYAPQRVSRIIVVCCALHNLAMQRGHLLQQDEWEEQHSSDEDELDEPEEEAMNVNDPLPDSRAMERSARHTRDNLIYTGFAQE